A section of the Rhizobium sp. Pop5 genome encodes:
- a CDS encoding alpha/beta hydrolase yields MIGKWRAPRSAMGVLLVATLVLASCGGRPIGVMQAAGSVPPGTSKVDLLVATTRAADDNPAVLFSGERGTGLTVNAVDVSIPPEANRKVGQVQWPKRLPADPLKDFVTVSVDPLEGERAGETWLKGHMPKSRRVLVFVHGFNNRYEDAVYRFAQIVHDSHADVAPVVFTWPSRASIFDYNYDKESTNYSRDALEELLTRTAANPAIDDITVMAHSMGTWLTVEALRQMAIRNGHVAAKINNVILASPDLDVDVFGRQFVSLGKDKPHFTIFVSRDDRALALSRRISGNVDRLGQIDPSAEPYRSKLEAAGITVLDLTKLKTGDRLNHGKFAESPEVVKLIGDRLIAGQTITDSNVGLGEAVGAVAMGAAQTAGSAVSVAVSTPIAIFDPRTRRNYDAQLKRLGQSMDNTVGSVGDSVGASLPESQ; encoded by the coding sequence ATGATCGGCAAATGGCGCGCGCCCCGCTCGGCTATGGGAGTGCTTCTGGTTGCAACGCTTGTGCTCGCCAGCTGCGGCGGCAGGCCGATCGGCGTGATGCAGGCGGCTGGCTCCGTGCCTCCGGGCACGTCGAAAGTCGATCTTCTCGTGGCGACGACGCGCGCTGCCGACGACAATCCGGCGGTGCTTTTCTCCGGCGAACGCGGCACCGGGCTGACCGTCAATGCCGTCGATGTTTCCATCCCGCCGGAAGCCAACCGCAAAGTCGGCCAGGTGCAGTGGCCAAAACGGCTGCCGGCCGATCCGCTCAAGGATTTCGTCACCGTATCCGTCGATCCGCTGGAAGGTGAGCGGGCGGGCGAGACCTGGTTGAAGGGTCATATGCCTAAAAGCCGCCGCGTGCTGGTTTTCGTGCACGGCTTCAACAATCGCTACGAAGACGCCGTCTACCGCTTCGCGCAGATCGTCCACGATTCGCATGCCGACGTCGCCCCGGTCGTCTTCACCTGGCCTTCGCGTGCCAGCATCTTCGATTATAATTACGACAAGGAAAGCACCAACTATTCCCGCGACGCGCTGGAGGAATTGCTGACCCGGACGGCTGCCAATCCCGCCATCGACGACATCACCGTCATGGCCCATTCGATGGGCACCTGGCTGACTGTCGAAGCACTCAGGCAGATGGCCATCCGCAACGGACATGTTGCCGCCAAGATCAACAATGTCATCCTTGCCTCGCCGGATCTCGACGTCGATGTCTTCGGCCGCCAGTTCGTCAGCCTTGGCAAGGATAAGCCGCACTTCACCATCTTCGTCTCCAGGGATGACCGGGCTCTTGCCCTGTCACGGCGCATTTCAGGCAACGTCGACCGGCTCGGTCAGATCGATCCCTCTGCCGAACCCTACCGTAGCAAGCTGGAGGCCGCGGGCATCACCGTGCTCGATCTCACCAAGCTCAAGACCGGCGACCGGCTGAATCATGGCAAGTTCGCCGAAAGCCCCGAGGTGGTGAAGCTGATCGGCGATCGGTTGATCGCCGGCCAGACCATCACCGATTCCAATGTCGGCCTCGGCGAGGCCGTCGGTGCGGTGGCGATGGGGGCTGCCCAGACGGCCGGAAGTGCCGTCAGTGTCGCCGTCAGCACGCCGATCGCGATCTTCGATCCGCGCACCCGGCGCAATTACGACGCACAGCTGAAGCGTCTCGGCCAGTCGATGGACAATACCGTCGGTTCGGTCGGCGACAGTGTCGGCGCAAGCCTTCCCGAAAGTCAGTAA